CTTGAACCCTAACCCAACGCAGCCCGAGCCTGCCACCGACCACCGTACCCGCCCACCACCCCCGCACGAAGAAACCCCCGGAAGCGCATCAAGAGATTCACAACGGCCTAAAGATAAGCTACccgccctcacacatgcaccaagcaGCGTCACACAGTAACAAGGACAGAATTTCCGGCGCTCACCGACAAGTCTCGCTCGCCGGTACGGCACGGCCGGCAGGGATGCGGGGGCCTCGTCGCGTCGGGAGCTGCGGGGACGGACGGGGGGAGGTCCGGCGGGGCGCGGGCGCCCCGCGgcgggaggggaggcggcggcgggaaggcCCCGCGCTTGGCCCCGCGCCCGGGGTTCGGCGCCCGAGTTTTCGAGGTGGGCGAGCGGAGGAGGTGTGGGAGATTGGAGgacggggaggaggcggagaaATGGGAGAGGGAGGGAACGACGGAATTTATAGCGGTTTGATGTGGCCAAACGGACGGTGCTCGCTTAATCACCGGACTGGCCGACTGGGGAGCACTTTTGCAGCTAGGTACCTCGGTTCTGCTGTTATTTGATCACCTTGGGGCTCGATGCAATTTGGGAATTGTGTGCTGCCTGTTTTACGAAAGAAGTCTATAATACTACAAGGAGCAGGATATGATGTATGTACTTGTATAATAGGGAATTCGTATATCGACTATCGTAGGATGTATGGGATTGCATTCTGCATAGTTGCTACATTTTTCTAACATGCCTATATGAGTGTTGAGTTTAtcgaattttttttatagagaTTGTTTTTTATGTAATATGTAGACGAGCAAACAAAATCGAACGTGGTGAAGTTCCATTTTCTCTTAGGTCCTCACTAGAATAAGGAATATCACGTTCACCCCTAAAGTTTTTTCATTTACAAACTTTCGCTGATATCCTACATTGCAAATAGGACCTTAGATTTGCTCGCATAAGTTAGGCTATTTTGATTACAACTACCGTTTCTGAGTATATTTGTACCCAAAGTTATTGCTCTCTTTATAGTTGTTGACTAATTATTACTTCTACCAAAAATAAAAGACTTGGTGGAGATGTGGTCAAACTCGTAGAAGTTTGCTTTTTATTGAGCAAGGAGCCAAAGAAGCATCAGTTTCCTGAGGATTTATCTCTATTATTGAATGAGTTGGTGGTGGTTGCGAAGATATATGATATGCCACAAGCCGACAATACTTTCGAATTAAATGTACATACGACTTTAGAGAATCCACAATGTCGAATAATATGCAATATTGACGAACCAAAAGATGAATCCAATGTGGGGTACATGATCGTTTATGCAGTGGAGCATGAAACCAATATAGCTTATATGACCATTTGTGCAGGGAGGATGAATCTATGTGGATCAATGATCATGCAGTCATTTACGCAATGATTCTTGAAATGAATACGAAGTACACCACCATTTACACAACGGAGGAAATGAATCCAATGGGAGATATGAGATTATTTACAAAACAGGAATCCAAAATAGAGTATGTGATCATTTTCTGGAACATATGATTATTGACATGGCTTATCATACTTGCTATTTATTTTATGTGTCATGCCTAGATTTAGAATTTAGTGTGTGTGTTAATTAGGATAATGAAACTTTTTGGCTTGTTTAAGATcttctattattttattatggAACTAAGCATATTGGATGGTTATTGGGCTAGAGTAAGGGTTTTGACTACAAATTGGTATGAACCAAAGCTCTAATGTAGAGAAGCGTACCATCTCTATGAAGATGAATACATGATATGCCTGAAGTAACAGTAGGAAAACTAAAATTATCATGGAAACGGGAGGCGCTGCGTGTAATTTGTGTTGTCCATAACCCAATTACGAACAATCAGAGATGAAACAGGCGCGGCTCTTAACTGCCAACACATGGAATCGAAGTAAGTGTGGCCCTCTTCGGCTCTTCCACGCCACCGTGGGGCAGGGTTTAATTTATCGACCgatccggtcaaaccggcggggtccggtaccggtataccggaccggtttggccaGAAACCGGtgaaaaccggtcaaattcaaaattgcaTGTTCAACCGATTCCGACTGGCTTATCGGttggtttgactggtaaccggtcaaattcaaatttttttcttttttggtttaaattcaaatgcccgcaaagtatactaaataaatgtttgtataacatattttagcctaaatgaaccctccaaccctcttttgtactacttttacattatatttgtatacttttatatgcacattttttttgtttaacttcaaatccccgcaaactatactaaatgaacgaatttttgagaaaatttgacaccattagattcgtcgcaccttgaagtatttttaagaatttttttgaattcaaatttgaattttaaatttgggccggtttggtaccggcccaaaccgaaaccgagccggaccggtttaaccggtcaaaccggaccggttcccaccagtttggtgaaccctgccgTGGGGGAGATGGAAAGTAAGTGTTGGGCCATATTGGACAGGGAGTGAAATccttgcattgttttggccCATGGGATCATGGGATCAACACATCGTGTCAAAACATTTAAGAGTTCTCAAGGCCCATTTAGCttgctttttttcttttgtttttctccttttctgttTGGTGACCACGGAGCAGTAGCACCTCCCTCCGCGGCTCCGAATTTCCAGTAAGCGCAGAGAGTACTTTTTACTTATTCACTCAGCACCGAAGCAGGCACAGCATGATTAAACCTTTCAgacattttttttgttccatGCCTTTTCAATTCTAATACTGCTGTTTGCAGTTTGCCTAAAAATCCCTGCTGCTTTCTTTGTACAGCGAAGATCCTTGGACCGTAAATATTCTCTCTCATCGAGATGTAGCATTTCTTTTTCGCACATTTGACCCTTCAAAATTCAACTCtctataaaataaataaaattatgaaaataataTATTTCCTTTTTTACATTCTTTTTTAACAAAATGAGTATTTTTGTTTTCCCTTTCCATATTCTGGCTGAAGCTATTGGGGCCACGTGTAACGCCACGTATCCTACTCGTGCGATGAATAGACTCCACCTATAGCCGCCTTCCTTCTCACTTCTCTTGAGCAAAGTCCACACCTGAAGCAATATCAAATCCTTCTAGTCTAATGCCTGTCAATTCCTTCCTGAATGTACAATCTGGAAAATCCACAAAAACACCGTTAGTACAACAAACGGCAGTATACAAAATAAAAGCTTTGGAGTGGCATCCCGTCCCTGTCGAACGCTAAAGTTTGACAAGCAATCCTGAAGAGGGGGATGATTGGGAAGAATAGAAATGTTAGGTGGGTAGATTCCAGGCCACTTTATCGAAGGAGTTGAAAGAGATCGGGTCAACAAAGCTAAAGCACAGACTGTGAGCATGACAGGCCCTGACGAAAACGGGATTGATTAGCTCTAGGGATGAGACAACGGTGCATACATCACGCAACCATGCTCATCAAACTGTTTATTTTTCAattctttcatttccttttcattccttgtgtgtgtgtgtgtgtgtgtgtgtgtgtgtgtgtggagatAGCATGTTGCAAGATGCAAATAGTTAGGGAGGAACCTGGATGAAAAACGCACGCATGAGCAGGGCTGGTTGTGTCTGCAAAGCATAAAAATGCTGTCAACTCAGATTAGGCCCTGACTGTTCATTTAGGCTGAACTTTTTCCAGATTTGACTCGTCCGTAATTCAACTGACTCTCAGTTGCCAGAAAGGGTACTTGCGGGACTCAACAATGTTCATTCCTCCAGCAGCAGTTGAGACCATTATCTGAAATGCCTACAGGACCTCCAGATAACGATCTCAACAGCTGCTTTGAGCCTATGACCGATGAATCATTGAGTCCTGCCAGtaccctttcttttttttctttttttttgcgacatCTAAACTGAAGTCAAAACGTCTGCTATTAACCAAGATTAAAAAAAACAGGTTCCATCCATGATGAGAAGGCCCTTCCACATGGCCGCTCGCATGCATCTACCACTTGTTCAAGCAATCAAGCATGGCATTGCCGCACTGGCATCACTTCACaccgaggccggccggcctccttcCTGAACCTCAAAGGAAATCGTAGTATAATGCAAAAAGAATGTGCAGACGAGCAGTTCATCTCCACCACGCGTGCGCGTCGTTTGCCGCAGAGCGCTTCTACCAGCGGCCATTTGTTTTTTCTGCTGCAGTAGGCCATTTGTCTCTGAATGACTGAATCTGCAGCCGCCGACTGCGACGAACGCTGGTCCTCCGAAAGCTCGAGCCGAGCAGCAGCACTGGCTGCTGCATAGTTTACGGGATTCAGTACACCAAACCACAATTTTTACGCTAGGTTTAGAAGGTTCTCCTGGTTGATGAACAGGGGCAATCTGTGACTGACCCGACTACCAACCACTAGTCCTGCTGCAACTGCTACTGCTTTTCACGATCACAGTGCTCATCCAGAGCCGTCGCAAAATTGGACATGGCGTACCAGCAATCAATCGGAGACCCCGAGTTGATCTCCATCCGGGAATGGATCGTGGCCGGATCAGTTTCAGACGGCAGGGGCAGCAGCTAGCAAGCGTCGCCGCCGGGGAGTCAGCGGATGTTAGGCAGCCATGAACCGAGCCGCCTGTCACCTCACCGCGGACTCCATCAACCGCGACGACGAAACCGAGCGGCGCCCGGCCGCGGCCCTAACAACTCCCGGAGAAAAAAATGGCGACGCCCGGCACACTTCAGGCAAGAGATCGCCTCGCCTCGGCTCACCGGctccgtgcgtgcgtgcgttcgCAGCTGATTTCAGGCAGGAGCGGTCACGGTCGCCGATGGCAGCATCGATCCCTGACGTTCCATGCGAAGGTTGGTGGAGGATCCGGTGCTCTTGGGAGTCCGGCTCGTGATCTGACAGAGCGTGCCACGTATCGTATTGTCCAGAGCTGATTTGGTCAGGCTCGTCTGAACTACGCCGCGTCCTAATTTGCAGGTTCTAGGATCAGGAGTGCAGGATATTGTAAGCAGCGTTGGTGACTTGGACGGTTTTGACCTGACAGAATTCTATTCCCTGAGTCATCTAAATGCCTTGGAAgtatttctcttttcttttgtttggttGGTGTCTGATGACGTAGTGACGTACACCAATGCATGAATCTCGTCACAAACATGGtctttcgagaaaaaaaagaagaatctCGTCACAAACATTCCATCATGCAAGCAGGCACGCATCAATTGTAAAGAAACAAAAATACAGGGAGTCCCATGTAGCCTTTGTTCATGCCTCTGTTCCTAACATCCACTCCAAGTCTGCAGGGGACGTCCATGCACCACAGGGAGACGGGGAAAAAAAGAGTATGCGAAGCAAATGAATAAATAAATGGGAAGCAGGCAAGTAGAATCCATGCATTGCTCAACAGTCCTCCATTCTAGAAAACTAAGGACCTATCTGACAGGGcttcggctccggctcctcgATTGGAGCGGCTTCTTCAGTGGAGGTGAAGCTGTTTTGAAAAACTCCTCTAGGTTGTTTCAAATACATAGAAAAGGTAAAATGTCCATAATACCcttcttttccattttttttttccgtttactttgatttttctttccttccttCTCTTTCCTCATTATCGCTTCCCCCTCCCGTtgcttcctcctccagctccccagcgccgccggccgcctcggcCCCATCCTCTCCACGCCACTGATTGCCTCAGGCTCACTCCCCTGCCCGCGgttgccgccggccacctcatctcccgcagcccctgcccacggccgccggccagcctcctcctccccacggGCCCTGCTCGCAgccgcgccggccacctccCCGCCGTGGCAAGCCGCGCCCCTACGAGAACCGCGGGTGGCCACCTCCTCCATGGCCCCGCAGGCCATGCCTATGTGAGCCCCGGCGGCTGGCCACCACCTCCCCACAGGCCACGTGTCCTTGCGACCGCCGCCGGTCAGCCACCTCCTCCCCGTGGACCGCACCCCCAACGGGCCCCACCCGAGGACAGGGCTGGCAAAGAGCATGGAGGAGCCGCGGGAGCCAGATGGAGCCACGACtttctggctcctcctcgcccaatTTGCTCCAGTGAGCGTGATTTCAGAGTCGGTTGAAGCCATTGCCAAAAATACTGTTTGGGAGGGCTCCAGCAGGAACCGGTTTTGGAGCCAGAGCTGAAGCCCACCCAAAAGGGCCTAAGACCCACATTGATAGGGCTCTTCCCAAGGAGCTCCGGAGTAGGAACCGGAACCGTTGTAGAGTCCTCCAAAATGGCTCCGGCTCATCTATTTTTCACTAAAAACGGCTTCTCATAAAAATATCGTTTGGCGGAGATACTCCGAAGGAACCCAAGCTGAAGCTGGAGGCGGGTAGAAGCCCTGCCAAACCGGGCCTAAAAGGTAAGAGAGTTCATTGCTCACTGCTCATCGCCGTCCATTGCCTGCATGCCTAGGTAGGTAGGTAGCTAGCTAGGTCGAAACACGGAAGGCGGCCATCCACTCCAAACCTCCATTCACTTCCGATCGAGTCCAAAACACGCCAACTGACGATCCGTCTACAAGACCGCAGCCCCCAACGGGGCAACTCGGCAACAACTTCATCATCTCCTCCATGACCATGATAGATAATGGACGTGTTCCGAACAGCATTCCTAGCTAGCTGGTCGCCTGGTCCGGGATTTGCGTCGgttggccgcggccgcggccggggtgCTCCGTGCTCCACAGCCTAAAGCGATTGGGGGAAGGAGACTGATGGGCGCAGGCCCGTCGAAGGCCATGTGCAGGGTGAGCAGCTGCACAGGGCCTCCAAAAACTGAGGGCCCCCAAATCGATAGTGTCAAGGCCTATAGCACTAGCAGCATACGAACCGTCGGCCAATGAGGCAATGAAGCAGAGTGGCCCATTGACTCGCCCACGGCCCATCCTGACTTCCTTCCACGCAGGTCGCAGGGTTACAGCCACGCAGGCCTGCTTCCACGGGAACACGAACCGTCGCCATCGTCGATGCTTGCTTTCCTTCGACCGATCGACGTGACCGCAGGCCCGCAGCGCTCGTCCCTCCGGCCGCACCGCCACCGGCTCGCCGCgcagcgccgtcgccgcgccgcaccgTCGCTGGACGCCGCGCTGCCGGCCGCACCGTCGCCGGCTTGCCGCgcagcgccgtcgccgcgccacACCGTCGCCGGTCGCCACGCCTGCACCTGCACCTGCACCGCTGTCCGCTGGCGCTGCACGCCATCGCCGCGCGCCCGCTCCTCGCCGCTGCGCCGCATTTGACATTTGAGCAGGCCTGCATTTGAGGTGAGCACCTGGCACCAAGCTTTAAACTTTTAACCTAGTTTGCTTCCTAATTTCCAATTTCCTATCCAGTACGTATCCTAGTTTGCTTGATTAATTGATTATTCTGTTAAAAATTATGATGTTTGCAAGTGTATAATCTGCAATGTGGTACATCAGTCAACAAGAATTGATTGTGactattttctttctttattgTAAAATAGGAGGCATCTGTTTAATGCTTGTTACTCAATCAGTCAATCATCATCATGTCTACAAGAAACAGGAAATATGATAGTGGTGCTGAAAAGCGTAAGAAAAAACAAAGACTAGAAGCCGCAGCTCAATCCCAGAAGGGTGCTCTTGAAAGATTTATTGTTAGAGAAACTGCACATGCTAATGTGATAGAGGCTGACACTCCTGCCGCACAAGTTCTTCAAGGAGATAATACATTAGAGTTTGATATCGAGGCTCCTGCTGCAGAAATCCCTGAAGGAGGCCATGATGATGGTACTGCAAATGGGGGTGACGATGGAGATCAAGACCAtgataatggtactgtaaatgGGGGTGACGATGGAGATCAAGACCATGATAATGGTACTGCAAATGGCGGTGATGATGGTAATATTTCCAATCACATAAATAATTCTTTCCAGCCTGATATATTTGATCCAAGAACTTGGAATGCACTTGATTCTAAAATGATATACATTTTGCTACAAAAGGGTCCTAAAAGAGACTTGTCTATTAAGTATGGACCTAGAGATAGATTTGGAAGAAGGTTCTCTGCATCATCATACAATAGAATTCTACCAAATAGAGAAACATGTGATAGAGAATGGCTTGTGTATAGCAAAGACCTTGACAAAGTATTCTGTTTTTGCTGTAAATTGATAAAAAAAGGGCTTGTGAGAGGTCAGTTAGCAAATGAGGGCTTTAATGACTGGACTCATCTTGGCCATAGACTTAAAGAGCATGAGACTAGTAGGGAACATGTCACAAATATGACTGCATGGTATGACTTGCGTCTTATGTTCCAGAATGATCAAATAATTGATAATGTTGCTCAGCGAGAACTACAAAAAGAAAGAGAGCATTGGAGAAAAGTTTTGCAGAGGATTATTTTGATTGTTAAATATCTTGCAGAGCATAATATAGCATTTCGGGGCAGTAATAGCAGGTTGTACCAAGATCACAATGGCAATTTCTTAGGACTTGTTCAAATGTTGGCTGAATTTGACCCAGTGATCAAAGAGCATGTTGATCGCATCACCAATGATAAAATCCGTGATCATTATCTTGGTCCTTCCATCCAAaatgagttgataaatttgctaGCTACTGCAATCAGGTCTGCAATCATTGCAAAGGTAAAAGAAGCAAAGTATTTCTCAGTTTTACTTGACTGTACTCCTGATGCAAGCCACCAAGAACAGATGTCTTTGATAATAAGGTATGTTGATACAACTTCTGGTTCCGTTCAAGAATCATTCTTAGGCTTTTTGGAAGTGAGTGATACCACTGGTCAGGGATTGTTTGATGTTCTACTAGAGGAATTAAAGGATCTTGACCTTGATGTAGACAATGTTAGAGGACAGGGATATGATAATGGATCCAATATGAAAGGAAAACATCAAGGGGTACAAAAGAAGCTTTTGGATATAAACCCAAGAGCATTTTATTCTGCTTGTGGTTGTCATAGTCTAAATTTGACACTATGTGATATGGCAAAGTCTTGTCGTAAAGCAACAGAATTTTTTGGAGTTATCCAACGTATCTATACAACATTTGCTAATTCTACCAAGAGGTGGCAAATTCTTAAAGATAACATTTCAGGACTTACTCTTAAGTCATTGTCATCTACTCGTTGGGAGAGTCGTATCGATAGTGTCAAGGCTATAAGGTTTCAGATCCCAGAAATAAGAGAGGCCTTATTGCAAGTGGCTGAAAGTGATAATGATCCATTGGCAAGTAGTGAAGCTAAATCATTGGCAGAAAATGAGCTTGGTGGCTTTGAATTTTTAGTGTCAATTATTATATGGTATGAGATATTATCTAAAATTACTCTGGTTAGCAAGCAACTACAATCAAAAGATATGCTTATTGATATTGCAATTGAATCTGTACAAGGGCTGATTTCCTTTTTCAAAAAGTACAGAGAAACTGGCTATTCAAAAGCATTagaagctgcaaaagaaattGCACTAGAGATGGATATTAATCCAGAGTTCCGCAAAAGGCGAAAcatcaaaagaaaaagacaatttGATGAGGGCGCAAATGATGATGCATCTGAGTCACGGTCTGCGGATGAGTTATTCAGGACTGATTATTTTATACCTATTGTTGATCAAGCTATATCTTCACTTATCAGAAgatttgaacagtatcaagggtATGAGAGAAAATTTGGTTTCTTGTTTACCTCAGATAGACTACGGTCCTTGGATGACACAAGTTTGATGGCTGCTTGTGTTAATCTTGAGAATGCACTGAAGAGTGGAGAACAGAAAGATATTGATGCAAATGAATTGTTTGAGGAGTTAAATTTCATCCGGAATTTACTAAAGGAATCAATGGGTCCTCTTGATATTTTGAAGTTTCTTAAAGAGCGTCCCTTTTATCCTAATGCTATTATTGCATATAGAATTTTGTTAACCATTCCTGTGACTGTTGCATCTGCGGAAAGAAGTTTTTCTAAACTGAAGTTGTTGAAGTCTTACTTGCGTTCAACTATGACACAAGAACGACTCAATGGGCTAGCGACGATTGCACTTGAAATTgatgtcttggagaagattaaTTATGAAGATATAATTGAGGCTTTTATTTCAACAAACACTAGACGGATGATGCTTTTTCATGGAATGTGAGGACAGGTCAGTACTATGTTGGCTTGTTTATCAATAATTATTCAATAGACTGCTAAATACTATATGAatcatatatatttatttaatgaACGTACATGACTTGTTTCTACTAGATATGACTTCATATATTTTAGGGCCCCCATTTGTGTTTCGCACACGGGCCTCCAAATCCTGGAGATGGCCCTGGATGGGCGACGAGAATGAGGGCGACGAGACGGCCGGGGAATGGCCGGTTGGTACGACTCCACTCTCTGCCCCGCCCGGAGCCTGACCTGTTCTTGAGGGGATTATTTGCGTTGGAGGATGATGGATCAACGTCtgaacggcagcagcagcagcaacctacTGCACACCAACTGGTACTAGGATGAGATCGCAGCCATATGGTAGTACTGAGGGTGCCAGGAATGCTACAAATAAATAAACTGGAATAAATGAACGATTGTTTAGTTGGGCTATGCTAGCGAGTTTAGTCAATGCATCATAAGAGCAGGTTTAATAACCAGCTGGAACTGGAAGCGGGCGGATGTCTACTTGGAGAGAGAAACGAGAAGAGAGAATAGGGCAGACGACTCGCGACACGCCGGCCTCAAGCTGGCTGAGAGACGCTGCCGGCCCTGTTATGCCAATTTTAATGGGAATGTCATCAACACAGTTATCTAGACTGGAATTTTAAGAACTGTGTCAGTGGAGTGTCATGATGACGACACTCCTCTCATATTTCATAACACTCCTCTCTTCTAtctcctcatactattggtaCATGTTAATAAATTTAATGTACATGATACTCTTATAACACTCCCATTGAGATTTTCCTTATTGACTGGGAGGTGCTGCTGCGCATTGAATGCCGGTGGGGTCCACCATACCATGCGCTCGGTCACCCTTGCCTTGCAGCCGGCACCCGGCGGATCCATTAAACTTGCTCTAATGTATGCGATGGGTGGCAGCCGGAAATGAGCTTAGTTGGTGGTGGTTCGAATAAAACAATTGCTGAAAACTTCTAACAGTTGGCGGACACAAATGCTATTATTCTGGGTGTCTTTCGAAATGTGGAGCCGTCTTTAGAAGGCCAAAAGCGAGTGCTGCTTTTAGTCTGTCTGAAATTTTGCTTTCTGAATGCAACTCCACGTAACGCATAAGAATATGATACAACATCCAGCTGCATTGCTGCAAAAGGGAAGTGTTTGCACTTCATCAGATTATTAGATCTTTCGTTTAAATTGCTTTTGTACTATTACATTttgttttacttttttttacCAGAAAATTTACTGAAATAAAAGTACCAATCAAAGGCGTCATGTATATATAGCTGAGCTGGCCTGCGTCGATGTCCTAACAATATTTAACAATAATTAATACAGAGATAGCATGCCGTAGGTTGCTGCCAAGGTTCCATGTATGAGTGTTATGTGTGTGTGTTT
This sequence is a window from Panicum virgatum strain AP13 chromosome 7K, P.virgatum_v5, whole genome shotgun sequence. Protein-coding genes within it:
- the LOC120640138 gene encoding zinc finger MYM-type protein 1-like codes for the protein MLAFLRPIDVTAGPQRSSLRPHRHRLAAQRRRRAAPSLDAALPAAPSPACRAAPSPRHTVAGRHACTCTCTASIIIMSTRNRKYDSGAEKRKKKQRLEAAAQSQKGALERFIVRETAHANVIEADTPAAQVLQGDNTLEFDIEAPAAEIPEGGHDDGTANGGDDGDQDHDNGTVNGGDDGDQDHDNGTANGGDDGNISNHINNSFQPDIFDPRTWNALDSKMIYILLQKGPKRDLSIKYGPRDRFGRRFSASSYNRILPNRETFGHRLKEHETSREHVTNMTAWYDLRLMFQNDQIIDNVAQRELQKEREHWRKVLQRIILIVKYLAEHNIAFRGSNSRLYQDHNGNFLGLVQMLAEFDPVIKEHVDRITNDKIRDHYLGPSIQNELINLLATAIRSAIIAKVKEAKYFSVLLDCTPDASHQEQMSLIIRYVDTTSGSVQESFLGFLEVSDTTGQGLFDVLLEELKDLDLDVDNVRGQGYDNGSNMKGKHQGVQKKLLDINPRAFYSACGCHSLNLTLCDMAKSCRKATEFFGVIQRIYTTFANSTKRWQILKDNISGLTLKSLSSTRWESRIDSVKAIRFQIPEIREALLQVAESDNDPLASSEAKSLAENELGGFEFLVSIIIWYEILSKITLVSKQLQSKDMLIDIAIESVQGLISFFKKYRETGYSKALEAAKEIALEMDINPEFRKRRNIKRKRQFDEGANDDASESRSADELFRTDYFIPIVDQAISSLIRRFEQYQGYERKFGFLFTSDRLRSLDDTSLMAACVNLENALKSGEQKDIDANELFEELNFIRNLLKESMGPLDILKFLKERPFYPNAIIAYRILLTIPVTVASAERSFSKLKLLKSYLRSTMTQERLNGLATIALEIDVLEKINYEDIIEAFISTNTRRMMLFHGM